A window of the Streptomyces sp. NBC_00454 genome harbors these coding sequences:
- a CDS encoding carbohydrate ABC transporter permease, producing the protein MVAPVVYAGWMSVFREQSSGLGFGGVERTFAGLANYSAVLADPEFRTSFLHVATYCVLYIPVMIGGALGLALLVDSTYARAKRFFQLAFFLPHAVPGLIAAIIWIYLYTPGLSPVIEWIDGAGGSWNFFSPANSLSSMVNIAVWQWIGYNMVIFFAALQAVPREVIEAATVDGAGAWRIALGIKVPIIRSSVVMTVLFTCVGAIQLFTEPRLLSDKAQALGNDWSPTMYIVSKAFIDQDYASAAAASLLLALVAGALSFVVTRIGKRWQES; encoded by the coding sequence ATGGTGGCGCCGGTCGTCTACGCGGGGTGGATGAGCGTGTTTCGGGAGCAGTCCTCGGGACTCGGATTCGGCGGCGTCGAGCGGACCTTCGCGGGTCTGGCGAACTACTCGGCAGTGCTGGCCGATCCGGAGTTCCGCACGTCCTTCCTGCACGTCGCCACGTACTGCGTGCTGTACATCCCGGTCATGATCGGCGGTGCCCTGGGCCTGGCCCTGCTGGTCGATTCGACCTATGCCCGGGCCAAGCGCTTCTTCCAGCTCGCCTTCTTCCTGCCGCACGCCGTGCCGGGACTGATCGCCGCGATCATCTGGATCTACCTCTACACTCCCGGACTCAGCCCCGTGATCGAATGGATCGACGGCGCGGGCGGCAGCTGGAACTTCTTCTCGCCCGCCAACTCCCTGTCGTCGATGGTCAACATCGCCGTCTGGCAGTGGATCGGCTACAACATGGTGATCTTCTTCGCGGCGCTCCAAGCGGTGCCCCGCGAGGTCATCGAGGCCGCCACCGTGGACGGAGCGGGCGCCTGGCGCATCGCCCTGGGCATCAAGGTGCCGATCATCCGGTCCTCCGTCGTCATGACCGTCCTGTTCACCTGCGTCGGAGCGATCCAGCTCTTCACCGAGCCCAGGCTGCTCTCCGACAAGGCGCAGGCACTGGGCAACGACTGGTCGCCCACGATGTACATAGTCAGCAAGGCCTTCATCGACCAGGACTACGCCTCCGCGGCCGCCGCGTCGCTGCTGCTGGCCCTCGTGGCCGGGGCGCTGTCCTTCGTGGTCACCCGGATCGGGAAGCGGTGGCAGGAATCATGA
- a CDS encoding carbohydrate ABC transporter permease translates to MSTQALPSRTVERTPVPPVRSTAPSRPRAPRAWASKAAVNTVLVMLALYTLMPISWLLIAATKNRRDLFATNGFQFGEFNLFSNIHEVFTHNDGIYGRWLLNTVVYAVVGSALSSLVSVAAGYAFDKYAFAGKEKLFGVVLAGVLVPGAVLTLPMYLLASKAGLTNTYWALLIPSLVNPFGVYLARVFSEGYVPYEVIEAARVDGSGEVRTFRRIALPMLAPGFMTLFLFSFTASWNNFYGALIMLNDKNLYPVSLGLHMWNVSTTESPEMYSLAITGSLIAVIPLVIAFLCLQRFWRSGLTAGAVK, encoded by the coding sequence ATGAGCACGCAAGCCCTCCCCTCCCGCACCGTCGAGCGGACCCCCGTGCCGCCCGTCCGCTCCACGGCGCCGAGCCGGCCCCGCGCCCCGCGGGCCTGGGCCTCCAAGGCCGCCGTCAACACCGTACTGGTCATGCTGGCGCTCTACACGCTGATGCCGATCAGCTGGCTGCTGATCGCCGCCACCAAGAACCGCCGCGACCTCTTCGCCACCAACGGCTTCCAGTTCGGGGAGTTCAACCTCTTCTCCAACATCCACGAGGTCTTCACGCACAATGACGGCATCTACGGACGCTGGCTGCTCAACACCGTCGTCTACGCAGTGGTCGGTTCCGCCCTCTCCTCGCTCGTCTCCGTCGCGGCCGGATACGCCTTCGACAAGTACGCCTTCGCCGGCAAGGAGAAGCTCTTCGGCGTGGTCCTCGCCGGCGTCCTCGTACCCGGGGCCGTCCTGACACTGCCCATGTACCTGCTGGCCTCCAAGGCCGGGCTCACCAACACCTACTGGGCCCTGCTCATCCCCTCGCTCGTCAACCCGTTCGGCGTCTACCTCGCCCGCGTCTTCTCCGAGGGCTACGTTCCGTACGAGGTCATCGAGGCGGCCAGGGTCGACGGCTCCGGCGAGGTGCGGACCTTCCGCAGGATCGCGCTGCCGATGCTCGCCCCCGGATTCATGACGCTCTTCCTCTTCTCCTTCACCGCGAGCTGGAACAACTTCTACGGTGCGCTGATCATGCTCAACGACAAGAACCTGTACCCCGTCAGCCTCGGCCTCCACATGTGGAACGTCTCGACCACCGAGAGCCCCGAGATGTACTCGCTGGCCATCACGGGTTCCCTGATCGCGGTGATCCCGCTGGTGATCGCCTTCCTCTGCCTGCAGCGCTTCTGGCGTTCGGGACTCACCGCCGGAGCGGTGAAGTAG
- a CDS encoding glycoside hydrolase family 13 protein: protein MKNEDWLRSAVVYQIYPRSFADGNGDGVGDLAGIRARLPYLAELGVDAVWISPWYASPMADGGYDVADYRDIDPLFGSLAEAERLIAEAHALGLRIIIDLVPNHCSDQHPWFAEAVAAGPGSPQRARFHFRPGRGTAGELPPNDWQSHFGGPAWTRVADGEWYLHLFASEQPDFDWDHPDVRAEFEDVLRFWLDRGVDGFRIDVADHLAKAPGLPEVRDYRARDANDSPWTDQDPVHEVYRSWRALADSYEGERVFVGEIWLEDRDRFRAYLRPDELHTAFNFPFLSTAWDAEALRTVIDRTFADHGPIGAVPTWVLSNHDVIRHVTRYGRADTRHSWDPVTEGVPVDLALGRRRARAAALLTLALPGCAYVYQGEELGLAEVEDIAAELIQDPRWPRSGFTDRGRDGCRVPLPWSGDGAPYGFSPEGATNTPWLPQPPDWAGFSAAAQQGDPASTLELYRAALGLRRTEPDLVAGEFAWLPAPDGVLAFTRGAGFTCLVNLAAEAVELPPRSSLLLASGPLTGSGLLPGGTAVWMRTA from the coding sequence ATGAAGAACGAGGACTGGCTGCGGAGCGCGGTCGTCTACCAGATCTACCCCCGCAGCTTCGCCGACGGGAACGGCGACGGCGTCGGCGACCTGGCCGGCATCCGAGCCCGCCTGCCCTACCTGGCCGAACTCGGCGTCGACGCCGTCTGGATCAGCCCCTGGTACGCCTCCCCGATGGCCGACGGCGGCTACGACGTGGCCGACTACCGCGACATCGACCCGCTCTTCGGCAGCCTCGCCGAGGCCGAGCGGCTCATCGCCGAAGCCCACGCGCTGGGCCTGCGCATCATCATCGACCTGGTCCCCAACCACTGCTCCGACCAGCACCCCTGGTTCGCCGAAGCCGTGGCCGCCGGCCCGGGATCACCGCAGCGGGCCCGCTTCCACTTCCGCCCCGGACGCGGAACGGCCGGCGAACTGCCGCCCAACGACTGGCAGTCCCACTTCGGCGGCCCCGCCTGGACCAGGGTTGCCGACGGCGAGTGGTACTTGCACCTCTTCGCCTCCGAACAGCCGGACTTCGACTGGGACCACCCCGACGTCCGCGCCGAGTTCGAGGACGTCCTGAGGTTCTGGCTGGACCGCGGGGTCGACGGCTTCCGCATCGACGTCGCCGACCATCTCGCGAAGGCCCCCGGCCTGCCGGAGGTCCGCGACTACCGGGCGCGCGACGCGAACGACAGCCCGTGGACCGACCAGGACCCGGTACACGAGGTCTACCGTTCCTGGCGTGCCCTCGCCGACTCCTACGAGGGCGAGCGGGTCTTCGTGGGCGAGATCTGGCTCGAGGACCGGGACCGGTTCCGCGCCTACCTGCGTCCCGACGAACTCCACACCGCCTTCAACTTCCCCTTCCTCAGCACGGCTTGGGACGCCGAAGCGCTGCGCACGGTCATCGACCGGACCTTCGCGGACCACGGGCCGATCGGCGCGGTCCCGACCTGGGTGCTCTCCAACCACGACGTCATCCGCCACGTCACGCGCTACGGCCGGGCCGACACCCGGCACAGCTGGGATCCGGTCACCGAAGGCGTCCCCGTCGACCTCGCCCTCGGCAGGCGCCGAGCCCGCGCCGCGGCGCTGCTCACCCTGGCCTTGCCCGGCTGCGCGTACGTCTACCAGGGCGAGGAACTCGGCCTGGCCGAGGTCGAGGACATCGCGGCCGAGCTGATCCAGGACCCGAGGTGGCCCCGCTCCGGATTCACCGACCGGGGCCGGGACGGCTGCAGGGTGCCGCTGCCCTGGTCCGGGGACGGGGCCCCGTACGGGTTCAGCCCCGAGGGTGCGACGAACACCCCCTGGCTCCCGCAGCCCCCGGACTGGGCCGGGTTCAGCGCCGCCGCGCAGCAGGGCGACCCGGCGTCCACGCTGGAGCTCTACCGCGCTGCCCTGGGCCTGCGCCGCACGGAACCCGACCTGGTGGCGGGGGAGTTCGCATGGCTCCCGGCCCCGGACGGGGTCCTGGCCTTCACCCGCGGCGCCGGTTTCACCTGCCTCGTCAACCTAGCCGCCGAGGCCGTCGAACTGCCCCCGCGCTCCAGCCTCCTGCTGGCCAGTGGGCCGCTCACCGGGAGCGGACTGCTGCCGGGAGGAACCGCCGTGTGGATGCGCACCGCCTGA
- a CDS encoding alpha-L-fucosidase, whose amino-acid sequence MTTRPTPAQLAWQRDGFGLFLHFGINTFNGREWSDGTLDPTSFDPTSLDTRQWVRTAVAAGARYVVLTAKHHDGFCLWPTATTTYSVASSPWRDGRGDVVAELAEACREADIGLGLYLSPWDRNAPCYEDPEAYDAFYLEQLTELCTRYGPLYELWFDGAGSEGRTYDWEAVTALISEHQPDAMVFNMGAPTIRWIGNEDGLASDPCRYTVDSTGISIYDDGAALLGRARYLPPECDVPIRGHWFWQPDDLHTLKSREHLLAIWYRSLGLGAGLLLNVPPDRTGRIDPADGARLLEFTAEVERSFSRPFVPRLATGPGGTVEARFTRPVVLDHLELNEELTDGQFISGHEVLVDGEVIASGRTVGVRRIHAFPPVEVTKLSIRLTGSGSRLAGISGFFTGRGAAPALEEQPRGATEKFDDPVH is encoded by the coding sequence ATGACCACCCGCCCCACACCCGCACAACTCGCCTGGCAGAGGGACGGGTTCGGTCTCTTCCTGCACTTCGGCATCAATACCTTCAACGGCCGTGAGTGGAGCGACGGCACGCTGGACCCGACCAGCTTCGACCCGACCTCCCTGGACACCCGGCAATGGGTGCGGACCGCGGTCGCGGCCGGCGCCAGGTACGTCGTCCTCACCGCCAAGCACCACGACGGGTTCTGCCTCTGGCCGACCGCCACCACCACGTACTCGGTCGCCTCGTCGCCCTGGCGCGACGGCCGGGGCGACGTCGTCGCCGAACTCGCCGAAGCCTGCCGGGAAGCAGACATCGGACTGGGCCTCTACCTGTCCCCCTGGGACCGCAACGCGCCCTGCTACGAGGACCCCGAAGCCTACGACGCCTTCTACCTGGAGCAGCTCACCGAGCTGTGCACCCGGTACGGCCCCCTGTACGAGCTGTGGTTCGACGGCGCGGGATCCGAGGGCAGGACCTACGACTGGGAAGCCGTCACGGCCCTTATCTCCGAACACCAGCCGGACGCCATGGTGTTCAACATGGGCGCCCCGACGATCCGCTGGATCGGCAACGAGGACGGGCTGGCGAGCGACCCCTGCCGGTACACCGTCGACTCGACCGGCATCAGCATCTACGACGACGGTGCGGCCCTGCTCGGCCGGGCCCGCTACCTGCCGCCCGAGTGCGACGTACCCATCCGCGGACACTGGTTCTGGCAGCCGGACGACCTGCACACCCTCAAGAGCCGCGAGCACCTCCTCGCCATCTGGTACCGCTCGCTCGGACTCGGGGCCGGCCTGCTCCTGAACGTCCCGCCGGACCGCACGGGCCGCATCGACCCCGCGGACGGCGCGCGCCTGCTCGAATTCACCGCGGAGGTGGAACGGAGCTTCTCCCGGCCGTTCGTCCCGCGGCTGGCCACCGGACCGGGCGGCACGGTCGAGGCCCGGTTCACGAGGCCCGTCGTGCTCGACCACCTGGAACTGAACGAGGAGCTCACGGACGGCCAGTTCATCAGCGGGCACGAGGTCCTGGTGGACGGCGAGGTGATCGCCTCCGGCCGGACCGTCGGCGTCCGCCGCATCCACGCGTTCCCTCCCGTGGAGGTCACCAAGCTGAGCATCCGGCTCACCGGCTCCGGCAGCCGACTGGCCGGCATATCGGGATTCTTCACGGGCCGCGGAGCGGCCCCCGCGCTCGAAGAGCAGCCCCGCGGCGCCACGGAGAAGTTCGACGACCCCGTCCACTGA
- a CDS encoding alkaline phosphatase family protein produces MSTSPDPRRHVLVVGIDGVRLDALPTVATPHLDVVAAAGFLGPIEIDEATPTMSGPCWATVVTGVGIAKHGVYGNNFTGHRLDVFPDFTTRLAQENGRKTFVAAGWEPLLLARQGGPLFAAPSRLSYVAPRADTSEDWQVCDDQVTGEAVHVLATDDPEVSFVYLGSVDETGHLLGCGDEYLRAIERADQRLGRLLDTVRARPGYAREAWTVIVVTDHGHRDGGGHGGRSVEERTAWVACCGPDIPTGPPARELRFEDVAAQVYASLGLASDSHWTLDGLPFSAPVVPVPAGV; encoded by the coding sequence TTGTCCACCTCGCCCGACCCCCGCCGCCACGTCCTCGTCGTCGGCATCGACGGGGTACGACTCGACGCGCTCCCCACCGTGGCCACACCGCACCTCGACGTGGTGGCCGCCGCCGGATTCCTCGGCCCCATCGAGATCGACGAGGCCACGCCCACGATGTCCGGCCCCTGCTGGGCCACCGTCGTCACCGGAGTGGGCATCGCCAAGCACGGCGTCTACGGCAACAACTTCACGGGCCACCGCCTCGACGTGTTCCCGGACTTCACCACCCGGCTCGCCCAGGAGAACGGCCGCAAGACCTTCGTGGCCGCCGGCTGGGAGCCGCTGCTGCTCGCCCGCCAGGGCGGCCCGCTGTTCGCCGCACCCAGCAGGCTCTCGTACGTCGCACCGCGCGCGGACACCAGCGAGGACTGGCAGGTCTGCGACGACCAGGTCACCGGGGAAGCCGTCCACGTGCTGGCGACCGACGACCCGGAGGTCTCCTTCGTCTATCTCGGCTCGGTCGACGAGACCGGACACCTGCTCGGCTGCGGGGACGAGTACCTGCGGGCGATAGAGCGGGCCGATCAACGCCTCGGCCGCCTGCTCGACACGGTCCGCGCCCGTCCCGGATACGCACGGGAAGCCTGGACCGTCATCGTCGTCACCGACCACGGCCACCGGGACGGCGGCGGCCACGGCGGTCGGAGCGTGGAGGAGCGGACGGCCTGGGTCGCCTGCTGCGGCCCGGACATCCCCACCGGGCCTCCCGCCCGGGAGCTGCGCTTCGAGGATGTCGCCGCGCAGGTGTACGCGAGCCTCGGCCTCGCGTCCGACTCGCACTGGACGCTCGACGGTCTGCCTTTCTCGGCCCCCGTCGTCCCCGTACCGGCCGGGGTCTGA
- a CDS encoding HAD family hydrolase, protein MFFDMDGTLIDSEPLWWQAAEAVAASLAYTLTEADVPDVVGRSVADTAAHLHAVGGAARTVVEIGEDLLAGFHERVARGPRLMAGAVELLDALAAAGVPLGLVSASPRPIVDLVLERLGAHRFAVTVAEGETPRTKPHPDPYLAAAKALGVDARSCVAVEDSPTGTASAEAAGCAVLVVPSTVPAEPGEGRLVLERLTEADPELLRSLVAR, encoded by the coding sequence GTGTTCTTCGACATGGACGGGACGCTGATCGACTCCGAGCCGCTGTGGTGGCAGGCGGCCGAAGCCGTGGCCGCGTCCTTGGCGTACACGCTGACCGAGGCCGACGTACCCGATGTCGTAGGACGGTCGGTCGCGGACACGGCCGCCCACCTGCACGCCGTCGGCGGCGCCGCGCGGACGGTGGTGGAGATCGGCGAGGACCTCCTGGCGGGATTCCACGAGCGGGTCGCCCGCGGCCCCCGGCTCATGGCGGGGGCGGTGGAACTCCTCGACGCCCTGGCCGCGGCCGGCGTCCCGCTCGGACTGGTCTCCGCTTCCCCCCGCCCGATCGTGGACCTGGTCCTGGAGCGGCTCGGCGCACACCGGTTCGCCGTGACCGTGGCGGAGGGCGAGACCCCGAGGACCAAGCCGCATCCCGATCCCTACCTCGCCGCGGCGAAGGCCCTGGGCGTCGATGCCCGTTCCTGCGTGGCCGTGGAGGACAGCCCCACGGGCACGGCTTCCGCCGAGGCGGCCGGCTGCGCGGTACTGGTCGTCCCCTCCACCGTGCCGGCCGAACCGGGCGAGGGGCGGCTGGTCCTGGAACGGCTGACCGAGGCGGACCCGGAGCTGCTCCGTTCCCTGGTGGCCCGCTGA
- a CDS encoding polysaccharide lyase 8 family protein — MSSPWSRRSFLRLSGTTVLLGSVSSAGVLASAGDAFAVDAYDTLRLKWRDMVLGTGFDPAAAPFAQKLALLGTQASEVRSTMAAVSGSLWPDLPLTVSSSITGSYARLATMAQAHAQPGTGLTGSTALAEEIRTGLDHLYNQAYNPSKSQFGNWWDFQIGSPQILLDITTVLYDQLSATQIANHLAAVDKFVPDSSVTSYTGTSTGANRVDLCRSLALRGVLGRSDAKITLARGALSPVFPFVTSGDGFYADGSFVQHNYLAYTGSYGAVLLGGLASLFSLLSGSAWAVGDTNRQIIFDSVEGSFAPFLYNGLMMDAVSGRSTSRGNPRSNTYGFQGGDHGRGHGVLSSIALLGTAASSAENQRWRGLVKGWIQRDYYSPVLTDTDLGIAALARLKAVQDDSAVTAIAEPTAHRIFPGMDRAVHRRPGWAASLSMASKRMGFYETGNGENLRGWHAGAGMLQWWGDTYANGQYTDAFWATVDPYRLPGVTVSKKALADAEGGAWGLPRPDVNWVGGATDGEYAAIGQFVRGLSSTLYAKKSWFCLADSIVCLAGAVRGTDGAAVETVVDNRNLGAAGTQALTVNGTAQSAALGWSATLTGTNWAQIAGHGGYVFPGGATVKALRQARTGSWHDVNTGGTTDPITRRYLTLWIDHGVDPVDAACVHILMPGATTAATAARAAATGWLTVLANDNDQQGITVPSLGVTAVNFWFAGTVGTLTADNPACVLVREHGDGTATLCVSDPMRMRDALKIIWNRPVASVISKPATVTSATTGSALTLTFGDLTGKAGATQEIEVVLG, encoded by the coding sequence ATGTCCAGCCCATGGTCCCGCCGTTCCTTCCTCCGCCTCTCCGGCACCACCGTCCTGCTCGGCTCGGTCTCCTCGGCCGGCGTCCTCGCATCGGCCGGCGACGCGTTCGCCGTCGACGCGTACGACACGCTCCGCCTCAAGTGGCGGGACATGGTGCTGGGCACCGGCTTCGACCCGGCGGCCGCCCCCTTCGCCCAGAAGCTCGCACTGCTGGGCACCCAGGCCTCCGAGGTCCGGTCCACGATGGCTGCCGTCAGCGGATCCCTCTGGCCGGATCTGCCCCTGACCGTCTCCAGCTCGATCACCGGCAGCTACGCCCGCCTGGCCACCATGGCCCAGGCCCACGCCCAGCCCGGCACCGGACTGACCGGCAGCACGGCGCTGGCGGAAGAGATCAGGACCGGTCTGGACCACCTGTACAACCAGGCCTACAACCCGTCGAAGAGCCAGTTCGGCAACTGGTGGGACTTCCAGATCGGTTCCCCGCAGATCCTGCTGGACATCACCACGGTCCTCTACGACCAGCTCTCCGCCACCCAGATCGCCAACCACCTCGCCGCCGTCGACAAGTTCGTCCCCGACTCCTCGGTCACGAGCTACACCGGGACCAGTACCGGAGCCAACCGGGTCGATCTGTGCCGCTCGCTGGCGCTGCGCGGCGTCCTCGGCAGGAGCGACGCCAAGATCACGCTCGCACGGGGCGCCCTCTCCCCCGTCTTCCCCTTCGTCACCAGTGGGGACGGCTTCTACGCCGACGGATCGTTCGTCCAGCACAACTACCTCGCCTACACCGGCTCCTACGGCGCGGTGCTGCTCGGCGGACTGGCAAGCCTCTTCTCCCTCCTCAGCGGTTCGGCCTGGGCGGTCGGCGACACCAACCGGCAGATCATCTTCGACTCGGTGGAAGGGTCCTTCGCCCCGTTCCTCTACAACGGCCTGATGATGGACGCGGTCTCCGGGCGCTCCACCAGCCGGGGCAACCCGAGGAGCAACACGTACGGGTTCCAGGGCGGCGACCACGGCCGCGGGCACGGCGTCCTCTCGTCCATCGCCCTGCTGGGCACCGCCGCGAGCAGCGCGGAGAACCAGCGCTGGCGCGGTCTGGTGAAGGGCTGGATCCAGCGCGACTACTACAGCCCCGTCCTCACCGACACCGACCTGGGCATCGCGGCACTGGCCCGGCTCAAAGCCGTACAGGACGACAGCGCCGTCACCGCGATCGCCGAGCCGACCGCGCACCGGATCTTCCCCGGCATGGACCGGGCCGTCCACCGCAGACCCGGCTGGGCGGCTTCCCTCAGCATGGCCTCGAAGCGGATGGGGTTCTACGAAACGGGCAACGGGGAGAACCTGCGCGGCTGGCACGCCGGTGCCGGAATGCTCCAGTGGTGGGGGGACACGTACGCCAACGGCCAGTACACCGACGCCTTCTGGGCCACCGTCGACCCGTACCGGCTGCCCGGGGTCACCGTCTCGAAGAAGGCTCTCGCCGACGCCGAGGGCGGCGCCTGGGGCCTGCCGCGGCCGGACGTGAACTGGGTCGGCGGCGCCACGGACGGGGAGTACGCCGCCATCGGCCAGTTCGTCCGCGGGTTGTCCAGCACGCTCTACGCGAAGAAGTCCTGGTTCTGCCTGGCCGACTCGATCGTCTGCCTCGCGGGCGCCGTCCGAGGCACCGACGGCGCCGCGGTGGAGACCGTGGTCGACAACCGCAACCTCGGCGCCGCGGGAACCCAGGCCCTCACCGTCAACGGCACCGCCCAGTCCGCGGCCCTCGGCTGGTCGGCCACGCTCACCGGAACCAACTGGGCGCAGATCGCCGGCCACGGCGGGTACGTGTTCCCCGGCGGAGCCACGGTCAAGGCGCTGCGCCAGGCCAGAACGGGGTCCTGGCACGACGTCAACACCGGCGGCACCACCGACCCGATCACCCGCCGCTACCTGACCCTCTGGATCGACCACGGCGTGGACCCGGTGGACGCGGCCTGCGTCCACATCCTGATGCCGGGCGCCACCACCGCGGCCACCGCGGCACGGGCCGCCGCCACCGGCTGGCTGACCGTCCTCGCCAACGACAACGACCAGCAGGGCATAACGGTGCCCTCGCTCGGCGTCACCGCCGTCAACTTCTGGTTCGCCGGCACGGTCGGCACCCTCACCGCCGACAACCCCGCCTGTGTACTGGTCCGGGAGCACGGCGACGGCACCGCCACCCTCTGCGTGTCGGACCCCATGCGGATGCGGGACGCCCTCAAGATCATCTGGAACCGCCCGGTGGCCTCCGTGATCTCCAAACCGGCCACGGTCACCTCCGCGACCACCGGCTCCGCCCTCACGCTCACCTTCGGGGACCTCACCGGGAAGGCCGGAGCCACCCAGGAGATCGAGGTCGTCCTGGGCTGA
- a CDS encoding substrate-binding domain-containing protein, giving the protein MREHVRERHERAVALVRDHVSLPVAVLAVLLDVSMVTVRRDAEVLVSEGRLGRIHGALVWPGTGRPVPAPARTAPRTGEGTVVGMVVPTMHYSFSEIVQGARSVLAVRGARLVLSLSGYFPDEDRTQIRRLVASGVHGLLVAPSWEDGAPGPGEADAVLEASVPTVLVERWTRTGSPVDVLDRVRSDAAHGAGSAVHHLASLGHRHIAHALQNSPHTQQLKAGFETALATLGLPAAVVPGFGPGSAASESHRYDLTLEYLRAGVREHGVTAALVHTDADAVVLLPRLQALGIRVPEDLALVVCDDEVSGLSELALTAVAPPRRAVGAAAAGLLLDRIDGRAAGSPEPPPVPAPRLHIDLLPQLRVRDSCGARRVHI; this is encoded by the coding sequence GTGCGAGAACACGTCCGCGAGCGACACGAACGGGCGGTCGCGCTCGTGCGCGACCACGTCAGCCTGCCCGTCGCCGTCCTCGCCGTCCTGCTGGACGTCTCGATGGTCACCGTCCGCCGCGACGCCGAGGTCCTCGTCTCCGAAGGCCGGCTCGGGCGGATCCACGGCGCGCTGGTGTGGCCGGGGACCGGTCGGCCGGTCCCCGCACCCGCACGGACCGCCCCGCGGACCGGGGAGGGGACCGTGGTCGGGATGGTCGTGCCGACCATGCACTACTCGTTCTCCGAGATCGTCCAGGGCGCCCGCAGCGTCCTGGCCGTGCGCGGGGCGCGGCTCGTGCTCTCGCTCTCGGGCTACTTCCCCGACGAGGACCGCACCCAGATACGGCGGCTCGTGGCATCCGGGGTGCACGGCCTGCTGGTGGCCCCCAGCTGGGAGGACGGAGCGCCCGGCCCCGGGGAGGCCGATGCCGTCCTGGAGGCCTCCGTGCCGACCGTCCTGGTCGAACGGTGGACCAGGACCGGCAGCCCCGTCGACGTCCTCGACCGGGTGCGTTCCGACGCGGCCCACGGGGCGGGATCCGCCGTCCACCACCTGGCCTCCCTGGGCCACCGGCACATCGCGCACGCACTCCAGAACAGCCCGCACACGCAGCAGTTGAAGGCAGGTTTCGAGACCGCCCTGGCCACCCTCGGACTCCCCGCCGCGGTGGTTCCCGGCTTCGGCCCGGGCTCTGCGGCCTCCGAATCGCACCGCTACGACCTCACCCTGGAGTACCTGCGTGCCGGGGTGCGCGAACACGGGGTCACCGCCGCGCTCGTGCACACCGACGCCGACGCCGTCGTCCTCCTGCCGCGCCTCCAGGCCCTGGGGATCCGCGTCCCCGAGGACCTCGCGCTGGTGGTCTGCGACGACGAGGTGTCCGGGCTGTCCGAGCTGGCGCTGACCGCCGTGGCCCCGCCCCGGCGCGCGGTCGGCGCGGCGGCCGCCGGACTGCTGCTCGACCGGATCGACGGCCGGGCCGCCGGGAGCCCGGAGCCCCCGCCCGTGCCCGCGCCCCGGCTCCACATCGACCTGCTGCCCCAACTGCGCGTCCGGGACTCGTGCGGCGCTCGCCGCGTACACATATGA
- a CDS encoding substrate-binding domain-containing protein, whose translation MRPHVDQRQAQVREILRVRGSVRVAELAQELGVSPVTLRRDIEAMAARGEIQRMHGVISKVAAGHAATAASVSARATAPAGDGGEGLVIGMVVPTTEYYYADVVRGAREVIEARGARLTVGLTRYLPGEDRTQADRLLSTGADGLLLTPTWDAGSPGPGEGAWTAELPVPTVLVERWAPPGHPAAGLDRVASDHAHGAARAVQHLAELGHRRIALASRETPTSARLRAGFEAAVAALGLEPAPAWPEAGAGAAAGQGPLAEAELFARTLDYLCTAVQESGVSAALIHSDTDAIMLIPRLQARGVRVPEDLMVITYDDEVAGLADVPLTAVAPAKREVGARAAGLLLDRLSAGAPQDVPRQHLELLPLLTVRP comes from the coding sequence ATGAGACCGCACGTGGACCAGCGGCAGGCGCAGGTGCGCGAGATCCTGCGGGTGCGGGGCAGCGTCCGCGTGGCGGAGCTCGCCCAGGAGCTCGGCGTCTCCCCCGTGACCCTGCGGCGGGACATCGAAGCGATGGCGGCGCGGGGCGAGATCCAGCGGATGCACGGGGTGATCAGCAAGGTGGCGGCGGGGCATGCCGCCACGGCCGCATCGGTGTCGGCCCGGGCCACCGCTCCGGCCGGTGACGGCGGCGAGGGCCTGGTGATCGGCATGGTCGTGCCGACGACCGAGTACTACTACGCCGACGTCGTGCGCGGGGCCCGCGAGGTGATCGAGGCACGGGGGGCGAGGCTCACCGTGGGACTCACCCGGTACCTGCCGGGCGAGGACCGGACCCAGGCGGACCGGCTGCTGTCGACGGGGGCGGACGGGCTGCTGCTGACCCCGACCTGGGACGCCGGGTCGCCCGGTCCCGGCGAGGGCGCCTGGACGGCGGAACTGCCGGTGCCGACCGTCCTCGTGGAACGCTGGGCTCCGCCGGGCCATCCGGCGGCGGGCCTGGACCGGGTGGCCTCCGACCACGCGCACGGCGCGGCGCGGGCCGTACAGCACCTGGCGGAGCTCGGGCACCGGCGGATCGCGCTGGCCAGCCGTGAGACGCCGACCTCCGCACGGCTGCGGGCCGGGTTCGAGGCGGCCGTGGCCGCGCTCGGGCTGGAGCCGGCGCCCGCGTGGCCCGAGGCCGGGGCGGGGGCGGCGGCCGGACAGGGGCCGCTCGCGGAAGCGGAGCTGTTCGCGCGGACGCTGGACTACCTGTGCACGGCGGTCCAGGAGAGCGGGGTGAGCGCCGCCCTGATCCACAGCGACACGGACGCGATCATGCTGATCCCCCGGCTCCAGGCCCGGGGAGTACGGGTGCCCGAGGACCTGATGGTCATCACCTACGACGACGAGGTCGCCGGCCTGGCCGACGTACCGCTGACGGCCGTGGCTCCCGCCAAGCGCGAGGTGGGCGCGCGGGCAGCGGGGCTCCTGCTGGACCGGTTGTCGGCGGGCGCCCCGCAGGACGTTCCCCGCCAGCACCTGGAGCTCCTTCCGCTCCTGACCGTCCGCCCCTAG